The Nicotiana tabacum cultivar K326 chromosome 14, ASM71507v2, whole genome shotgun sequence genome contains a region encoding:
- the LOC107816567 gene encoding uncharacterized protein LOC107816567: MPLNVQQQNKPTQFGGTKKLLRRRICKHTAEPAPFIRFGPLYSPEMDDFRAAKEKLWQHILRTPSGNEEKNKALYISSIRSIEKEARNSYDSTDRSFAEMTGHEFRMIMIQDSCFFIQLSLFFLGIHNHLPDHEFFREISHNRVKKRKCIASMFHVGNQIPLLVLKQIINQDYFQKIIANGSYEKPESDLAKMVFYEFVLLLGLKTGMRIPIWAWELQYQPCDILHGLHLRLLGPENNIKDESEDDSDDELDLEAGNSGTDSLLVLTNTSNNQTCGCTTEQKREFKSASELNQAGIKFEVVERRGIKVIRFKRWFYPFDPCLSLPPFLVDAHTKLLFQSLRNYEAAQKFDENQRELTSYLRFMHELIQTSEDARVLHLDGIIQGSWKHTEKVPRILKEVAGEEEITCPKLRLAKFQVNYFDRPPWVNTISQYFTLIFALTFLQTFYTMYAYHKPNS, encoded by the coding sequence ATGCCGTTGAATGTGCAGCAGCAGAACAAGCCAACTCAGTTTGGTGGCACAAAGAAGCTTTTACGCCGCCGGATATGCAAGCATACGGCGGAGCCGGCTCCTTTCATCAGATTTGGCCCATTATATAGTCCAGAAATGGACGATTTTCGAGCCGCGAAGGAAAAACTTTGGCAGCATATTTTGCGAACCCCTTCtggaaatgaagaaaaaaacaaGGCTTTATACATATCTTCAATCAGATCAATCGAAAAAGAAGCAAGAAATAGTTATGACTCCACCGACAGAAGTTTTGCCGAAATGACAGGACATGAGTTCAGGATGATAATGATACAAGATAGTTGTTTTTTCATACAACTGTCCTTGTTTTTCCTTGGTATCCACAACCATCTTCCGGATCATGAATTCTTCAGAGAAATTTCACACAACAGAGTCAAGAAACGTAAATGCATTGCATCTATGTTTCATGTTGGCAACCAAATCCCCCTGCTGGTTCTCAAACAAATCATAAATCAAGACTATTTCCAGAAGATCATAGCAAATGGCAGCTACGAGAAACCCGAGTCCGATCTAGCTAAGATGGTCTTTTACGAGTTTGTATTGTTGCTGGGGTTGAAAACTGGGATGAGAATCCCTATTTGGGCGTGGGAATTGCAGTATCAACCTTGTGATATTCTCCACGGACTCCACCTGCGACTTCTTGGACCAGAAAACAACATTAAAGACGAAAGCGAAGATGATTCAGATGATGAACTTGATTTGGAAGCCGGCAACAGCGGAACTGATTCATTACTCGTGTTGACCAACACGAGTAATAATCAGACCTGTGGGTGTACAACTGAACAGAAAAGAGAGTTTAAAAGTGCTTCAGAGTTGAACCAAGCAGGCATAAAATTCGAGGTCGTAGAGCGAAGAGGAATCAAAGTGATAAGGTTCAAAAGATGGTTTTATCCATTCGATCCTTGTTTATCCTTGCCTCCATTCTTAGTTGATGCGCATACTAAACTACTATTTCAATCTCTGAGAAATTATGAGGCTGCTCAAAAATTTGATGAGAATCAACGCGAGTTGACGTCGTATTTGAGATTCATGCACGAGTTGATTCAAACATCTGAAGATGCCAGAGTCCTTCATTTGGATGGAATTATACAAGGAAGTTGGAAACATACAGAAAAAGTACCAAGAATTCTTAAGGAAGTTGCTGGTGAAGAGGAGATCACTTGTCCCAAACTCCGACTTGCAAAATTCCAAGTCAACTATTTTGATCGTCCGCCATGGGTCAATACAATTTCACAATACTTTACATTAATTTTCGCCCTCACATTCCTCCAAACATTTTACACTATGTACGCTTACCACAAACCAAATTCATAA